A window from Amblyomma americanum isolate KBUSLIRL-KWMA chromosome 7, ASM5285725v1, whole genome shotgun sequence encodes these proteins:
- the LOC144097712 gene encoding uncharacterized protein LOC144097712 has protein sequence MPLAMPPFLLWDRVFIAARIALSRTTVLSNTSIKPVSHAANIPARRCEFRQSASADSRRCSRRRLAVGFRPVGIHWQSKSFTLTITLSTNPPQVATYAKAIKVTVDGPREPRPGLFLSNGNSWYHPYSALASLLPFQNGQQQQFRAFASAFGQRPPFLDPLREWDHLRRKTAEQWALDIPRRIPGAGSHHELAQAALQQLSAADAHWGAAYPHYNPYLAPATGTGGFSTAPVPVSYSLDASAAAATSLAANVTSLAAVAATDSATGLSLHNSLLDSSHSPASLASCPVDSIGGHAGSAALPSTLLGTASTPSSDSPLSSTRSLTLDVNALSGGSNGLQNQQTDSLLTPPRVTKSPPSLLLGSNGTGGGGSSSSSPSSSSLDFLPNPANYGGFLPAHSYYGSNGASTGTSTTTTQPHTTTGVYLSPPVVPPSLLYPQLYGSMSHPSFQFLGNDLKCVMDAAGFGTTQQQQQQQQQRQDTLLQADATGIRTQQHHHQQQQQQQSLSQQQQPQHATDDVVSQTPSLSGSVLDSLRTPADHHSVWRPY, from the exons ATGCCGCTCGCCATGCCTCCGTTCCTTCTCTGGGACCGCGTCTTTATTGCTGCCCGAAT TGCACTCAGTCGCACAACCGTGCTCTCAAACACAAGCattaagcccgtttcacatgctgcgaatatCCCCGCCCGACGCTGCGAATTTCGTCAATCTGCGTCGGCAGACAGCCGTCGGTGCAGCCGCAGGCGGCTTGCGGTCggtttccgtccggttggaattcattgGCAGA GCAAAAGTTTCACCCTGACCATCACATTAAGCACCAATCCTCCCCAAGTGGCGACGTATGCCAAGGCTATTAAGGTCACCGTCGACGGACCCCGGGAGCCAAGAC CAGGACTTTTTCTGTCGAATGGAAACAGCTGGTATCACCCCTACTCAGCACTGGCCTCACTTCTGCCATTCCAAAATG GTCAGCAGCAACAGTTCCGCGCCTTCGCCAGCGCGTTCGGCCAGAGGCCTCCGTTCCTGGACCCCCTGCGCGAGTGGGATCACCTTCGGAGGAAGACAGCCGAGCAGTGGGCGCTGGACATACCGCGGAGGATACCCGGTGCCGGCTCGCATCACG AGCTGGCCCAAGCGGCGCTTCAGCAACTGTCGGCGGCCGACGCCCACTGGGGCGCGGCGTACCCACACTACAACCCGTACCTGGCGCCGGCCACAGGCACCGGCGGCTTCAGCACGGCGCCCGTGCCTGTGAGCTACTCTCTGGACGCCAGCGCCGCGGCGGCTACCTCGCTCGCTGCCAACGTCACCTCCCTGGCCGCGGTGGCCGCCACCGACAGCGCCACGGGACTCTCGCTGCACAACT CTCTCCTGGACAGCAGCCACTCTCCCGCCAGCCTCGCCTCCTGTCCCGTGGACTCGATCGGCGGCCACGCGGGGTCCGCCGCCCTGCCTTCCACGCTGCTGGGCACAGCCTCGACGCCTTCGTCCGACTCGCCACTCTCCAGTACGCGCTCGCTCACGCTCGACGTCAACGCCCTGTCCGGAGGCAGCAACGGCCTGCAGAACCAGCAGACCGACTccctgctcacgccgcctcgcgtcACCAAGTCGCCGCCCTCGCTGCTGCTGGGCAGCAACGGCACTGGCGGAGGCGGCAGTTCGAGCTCGTCGCCTTCCTCTTCGAGCCTCGACTTCCTGCCAAACCCGGCCAACTACGGCGGGTTCTTGCCCGCGCACTCGTACTACGGCAGCAACGGGGCGTCCACGGGAACGTCGACGACCACGACCCAGCCGCACACGACCACTGGCGTCTACCTGAGCCCGCCGGTGGTGCCACCGTCGCTCCTATACCCGCAGCTGTACGGGTCCATGTCCCACCCGTCCTTCCAGTTCCTGGGCAACGACCTCAAGTGCGTGATGGACGCGGCAGGGTTCGGGAcgacgcagcaacaacagcagcagcagcagcagcggcaagacACGCTCCTTCAGGCGGACGCGACCGGCATCAggacgcagcagcaccaccatcagcagcaacagcagcagcagtcgttgtcgcagcaacagcagccgcaGCATGCCACGGATGACGTCGTGTCGCAGACCCCGTCGCTCTCTGGTTCCGTCCTGGACTCGTTACGAACGCCGGCCGATCACCACAGTGTCTGGAGGCCTTACTGA